CATTCCTTCGGGAATAGAAGGATTGAATCCGGTTGAGTTGGTACGGAATATGCTACATACAGCTATGGAAAAAGGGAATGATGTGAAGGAGGAAATCCAGAATATCTTAGCTTTAACACTGGCACGTGCGGCGGCTATTGTCTATGGTCAGGTATTGAGTAATGAGGAAATGGTAAGTCTTGTAGACAGTCTTTTTGCCTGTCCTTCACCAAATTACACTCCGGATGGCAAAACAGTCTTGACAACAATCAAGGAAGAGGACATCGAGAAATTATTCAAATAAAACAAATAAAATCATCATTTCTTAAAACCTTTTAGTTCAGTTCGTGTTATTTAAATAGTTCAACAAAGAAAAGATTATAATAACCACTTAACTATTAGGTATATGAAAAAGATTCTAATGTTGCTGGCTTTTGCCGGCGTTGCGTCTGTCGCTTCTGCGCAGCAAACCGTGACTGTAACTGAATACGAGGTTATTCAGGTACAAGATAAACATCAAGTAATAACTAACCCATTCTGGAGCAACTGGTTCTTCTCTGTAGGAGGCGGTGCACAGGTATTATTTGGTAATAACGACCATATCGGAAAATTCAGAGATCGTATTGCTCCGACATTGAATGTGTCAGTTGGTAAATGGGTAACACCCGGTTTCGGGTTACGTATGCAATATAGCGGACTGCAATCCAAAGGATTCACCACCAATGAATCTGCAAATTATGTAGTCGGTGGCCCGAGAGAAGATGGCTCCTACAAACAGAGATGGGACTATATGAATCTTCATGGCGACTTGCTGATTAATCTGAATGCACTTTTCGGTGGTTACAATCCGGATCGCGTATATGAGATTATTCCGTATATCGGTGCCGGTTGGGCTCATTCTTATTCTAAGCCTCATACAAACGCTGCTACCTTCAATGCAGGTATTATCAACCGTTTCCGTTTGTCAAACGCTGTAGATTTGAACCTTGAACTGAGTGCAACAGGGCTGGAAGGTAAATTTGATGGTGAACATGGTGGCAAACCCGATTATGATGGTATCTTAGGTGCTACTCTCGGTGTGACTTATTACTTCCCGACCCGTGGATTCCAACGTCCTGTTCCACAGATTATCTCCGAACTGGAATTGAGACAGATGCGTGATCAGATGAATGCTATGGCAGCCGCAAATATGCAGTTGCAGCAACAGTTAGCCAATGCACAGCAGCCTGTAGTGGAAGAAGCTGAAGAAGTCGTTGTAACAGATGCCAACATTGCACCGCGTACTGTATTCTTCAAGATCGGTTCAGACAAATTGTCTCCACAAGAAGAAATGAACTTGTCATATCTTGCCAGCAAGATGAAAGAATTCCCGAACATGACCTATACAATCAACGGATATGCAGACTCTGCAACCGGTACTCCTTCTATCAACCAGAAGTTAAGTCTGGAACGTGCACAAGCTGTAAAGGACCTGTTGGTTAAGAAATATGGCATCTCTGCAGACAGACTGTCTGTTGCAGCAGGTGGTGGTGTCGACAAGTTCGGTCAACCGATTCTGAATCGTGTGGTATTGGTAGAATCAGCTCAATAATACATTTGATATTGTAATATAGATACGGCTGTTAAGTGGGCCGTATTTATGAAAGGAAAGACTTGCTCAGGTAAAGATATCCCTCGGATACTTTACTTGGGCGAGTCTTTTTGTTTCCAATGATTTGCATATCCTATAATTTTTTGCGAATATTGCAATCAAATGCATTGGTCTTAGACATAAGTTTCTTACTTTTGAACAAGGATTCCGGTTTTTATGATTGTTACTATGAAATGTAGATACCTTCTATCTTTAGTCTTTTTATTGCATATATGGGTATGCAAGAGTAATGTTATAGATAATAGTGTCTATGATTATGGTCTTACGTTTCTGGCTCATTCTACCAATCAGGATCAGCGGACCAATCTGGATCTTACTCCTGCGGCTTCTTTGTCTTTTCCCGAGGACGGTTTCTCGGTGGGATTCGATATAAAGTTGAGAAATGAACTGTATACTTATGGTTATGTTGTACGGGTCATAGCAGATGATTCTTCCTGCTTTGATTTTATCTCCTACCTGCTTTATTCCCGATTTAATATTGTATTGACTGACAAAGACCGGGTGATCAAGAATACGGAGATTGCAGATTCGGTAAAGATTGTAGCAGACAGATGGATACACGTCGATCTGCAATTTGCCAAAGACCGGATTCATATTGCTGCAGACGGTATCCAGGCGGAAATCAATCATTCCCTGAGCAACTTTAAGGATATCAAGATCTATTTCGGAGGCAGCAAGCATCCCCGTTTCTTCTCTACAGATGTACCTCCTATGACCATTCGTAATATAGAACTTGCTGATATTCAAGGTAAACTGCTTTATAAATGGGAATTGGCTGCTCATGATAAAGATGTGACTTACGATAGTGTCAGAAATAAACAGGCTTTTGTACGTAATGGCGTCTGGGAGATAGATAAACATACTAAATGGGCGGCATTAGCTTCGTTGAATGTGCACCATATTAATCCGCAGGTGGCTTATGACGATGTGTCGGGACGTTTTTTCATAGCAGGAGGCGGTCAGTTATTTGTTTACGATGTGAAGGCGAATCGTATTGATTCGATTGCTTATAAAGGACATCCTTATATAGGAGCTTCCAGCCAGATTATTTTTGATGCCAAACGAAACAGGCTCTTGTCTTATACACCGGATTTCAACGATTTGAATGTCTATGAGTTTGACCGGAAATGCTGGACATTAGAAACTCCGGTAATGATTGATACCCGCCAGCATCATAATCGTATTATCAATCAGAAAAGAGATGAACTGATTGTTTTTGGTGGCTATGGTAATCACCGCTATAATTCACAGTTGAGCAGAATAAACCTGTCTGATCCGCAGGGGTGGTCGATCAGTTCCCTTGATTCCTGTCTGTTTCCCCGCTATTTAAGTGCGATGGGGGCGGAGAATGAGGACTACTTATTGATCATGGGTGGTTATGGCAATCAGTCGGGTAAGCAGGAAGAATCTCCAGGAAACTTTTAT
This sequence is a window from Bacteroides thetaiotaomicron VPI-5482. Protein-coding genes within it:
- a CDS encoding OmpA family protein translates to MKKILMLLAFAGVASVASAQQTVTVTEYEVIQVQDKHQVITNPFWSNWFFSVGGGAQVLFGNNDHIGKFRDRIAPTLNVSVGKWVTPGFGLRMQYSGLQSKGFTTNESANYVVGGPREDGSYKQRWDYMNLHGDLLINLNALFGGYNPDRVYEIIPYIGAGWAHSYSKPHTNAATFNAGIINRFRLSNAVDLNLELSATGLEGKFDGEHGGKPDYDGILGATLGVTYYFPTRGFQRPVPQIISELELRQMRDQMNAMAAANMQLQQQLANAQQPVVEEAEEVVVTDANIAPRTVFFKIGSDKLSPQEEMNLSYLASKMKEFPNMTYTINGYADSATGTPSINQKLSLERAQAVKDLLVKKYGISADRLSVAAGGGVDKFGQPILNRVVLVESAQ